The following proteins come from a genomic window of Pieris napi chromosome 15, ilPieNapi1.2, whole genome shotgun sequence:
- the LOC125056425 gene encoding E3 ubiquitin-protein ligase lubel-like isoform X2, whose product MLKGRGRASVPGTPTMGMRTLNRAPMAKPEPDYEVVEFPSEQYVNAKLQPPPPPPPRPPTGHPMDTSCGLCGGGGARVRCTECGRRALCASCDDMYHRHPKRRNHQRQALPPSQIKEVRPPLPPKGTPPVPPPRRHKMAGDRSTASPRPQPVDPRQATVNLVHGPQNHFNQATTLPHNNFPSQRTPQNSHLAMPNFAGAMQAPMEPTGFNSWGRTRTSLPGYNVPPQNIMPTQQMEHWEGHENLTQNWGRPLRRGASVMELGGPPPCAGCAHCAPNPWRYGSCANLDNSWGQWPQGCCIPPTHNPRLPYPQMHPQTPQPYRRAESRCVSRAASRAHSRAPSPALSMRSRTSRRKPRSPTPSLPSSDADSESEPESDRGQVKRVEERMEIKEKEMNNKEEIKESESDLGPAPQAPNTTWQCEHCTFVNDPGVRVCVVCCRTPTVTPKTITSLQKSMEKLTVEKSVEKVEKAPSPVVTKVINNTDDKPNKERTRKERVSTGCGPSPPKDVNPKNRLETPTRESNQKSKHSRHDIAVGPSPPKDIQSHIKTQPREPVETLKRSIGSSPPSSPITKTVVKQYEIQKQSVGSSPSRDRPESRSRTNVSNTGTSPPPQSISTQTYEVPNNWERPASVTRSRPRRRFREDRRERSHSRHSLSSDTRESERSVRTTGGRWEWRDSSPAADWSETERKKAERLTRRASHLDLRRTRPSQRTSLYGSEGPSPEPLSNNRAISLEALAGGHSKREAERGLELARLMTEAERLGFSAAEVHAALAQNPVAPLAWLRERWPSLVAGVRAAAARLAAGTNVSELEARAALSKHRGAMWPAVTECVERHRRQIGESGISEEGKLRGRVWGSPIGVDDEAIPPSFSTRSHRSRANDSSDEFEESVNNFQDDDWMYLPLNINRDTYETEPKLEDRIKSNPTDTENIAEKLKLLLDLAGIPSIEESLLVQGLRADSSNKLLKGNKVHTSPSQHTDNLLEFIQSEKDFIDAYNALTRLSPLPNIEQHKKVVPTDSSIDTGIQTLDQQPQNQLYPSNIDSSIVNTPIYSDNHTNNRINIPISSESTTQEILTSPKIEPSQENNTLNVNNRQLEKASVVNVIEERQTVEVQNIKSNNLSDLVDNTQRLIQQMKDEINYDINSNQDSEKSDISGVNDSEPSTGQESSYSESENNTEEVEGTSDENESSIEEDEQENGESTENKDAITSSEDTEQFEEAIDYSESPQELQQNNKTVFDISSQKLQNDNIDSPKIIAIKKEMLPEDMNNNFFTVVNSFEEIYEQLASETKIQETNSNKNPVTIPIKNKSNQLTKETLEAIEFKVSTPMKEIFLELRRPIMNASIGNVYEQKESDPVIKKIEVNLPSLDKDIKNENNLEDSTPGDPMPTHGEINIQKSNNGQDVNDIPSHATVIEIVDLNKANDSEENDTPNPSEDLVSNTNANKKNVNISQPSVLGKSNIPVPIKTISEKDKQDKNPKTIVSKLPVRRTSIKQYPAPAPPKAQFATVQNGNVKQLQSKLFVPKPEISQDTPILDPTPSTSTLKKKQAPQPPKSEKQSSPNMSPKEKEQFFRETCRTEDEWTDSESDEDIKSMQKIRETTPTPEIQPPPPLTMRRISGQIIDLTRIQLPEGSPERQARMLLAEGATENWDQARIAVDLITRGTDVPTALLAALECTDLTAALVYLNQYCELCAAHYPEHEMVSMLRCEHRCCRECARHYFTVQITERSIVDCVCAYCKEPELENLDEDAWVNYFAHLDILLKTLLENEVHELFQRKLRDRTLARDPNFRWCVECSSGCFVNPKQRKLRCPECKSVTCATCRKPWSANHDGISCEQYAIWLEDNDPERSMAAVQQHLKENGLECPRCRFKYSLSRGGCMHFTCTQCKYEFCYGCGKPFMMGARCGLSEYCAKLGLHAHHPRNCLFYLRDKEPHDLQTLLQMNNVTYETEPPQGSNKRCPIQLQRETPTGLVDTTCGNEVASGNAGLCKMHYVEYLAGLARTLDPIPIMEVSELVAELRRRALPLPERGPWDTDPIYAGMCAEIVKEKIPLD is encoded by the exons ATGTTGAAGGGTCGCGGTAGGGCTTCAGTGCCCGGGACTCCTACAATGGGAATGCGGACCCTAAACAGAGCGCCCATGGCGAAGCCGGAACCAGACTACGAAGTAGTAGAGTTCCCGTCTGAGCAGTACGTCAACGCTAAACTGCAACCACCTCCACCACCGCCACCACGACCACCAACTG GTCATCCAATGGACACGTCTTGTGGTCTGTGCGGCGGTGGCGGCGCTAGAGTGCGGTGTACGGAATGCGGACGTCGCGCGCTCTGTGCTTCATGCGACGACATGTATCACAGACACCCGAAGCGGAGAAATCATCAGCGACAG GCCCTTCCACCGTCCCAGATAAAGGAAGTACGACCGCCTTTACCACCAAAGGGAACACCACCCGTTCCACCTCCTCGGAGACacaag ATGGCTGGAGACAGAAGCACAGCAAGTCCTAGACCACAACCGGTCGATCCGAGGCAAGCCACCGTAAATTTGGTCCATGGGCCTCAAAATCACTTCAACCAAGCAACGACGCTACCACACAACAATTTTCCAAGTCAACGTACACCTCAAAATTCTCATTTAGCAATGCCCAACTTTGCTGGTGCCATGCAAGCGCCTATGGAACCGACTGGTTTCAACTCTTGGGGACGCACGCGCACTTCATTACCCGGATACAATGTCCCACCCCAAAACATT ATGCCAACCCAACAAATGGAACATTGGGAAGGCCACGAAAATCTAACCCAGAATTGGGGTCGACCTCTACGACGCGGGGCTTCGGTTATGGAGTTAGGGGGCCCCCCGCCTTGTGCTGGCTGTGCCCATTGTGCCCCCAACCCATGGCGCTACGGAAGCTGTGCTAACCTAGATAACTCCTGGGGGCAATGGCCACAAGGGTGCTGTATTCCACCAACGCATAATCCCCGATTGCCCTATCCTCAAATGCACCCTCAGACGCCTCAACCGTATCGAAGAG CGGAAAGTCGATGCGTGTCTCGTGCTGCTTCCCGCGCCCACTCACGCGCTCCATCGCCAGCTTTAAGCATGCGTTCCCGCACATCAAGACGCAAGCCGAGATCTCCGACGCCGTCTTTGCCATCAAGTGATGCTGACTCAGAAAGTGAGCCGGAGAGCGATAGAGGCCAAGTAAAGAGAGTCGAGGAGAGAAtggaaataaaagaaaaggaAATGAATAATAAGGAAGAAATTAAAGAAAGTGAAAGTGATCTAGGACCCGCCCCACAAGCACCTAACACGACATGGCAATGTGAACATTGTACGTTTGTTAACGACCCCGGTGTAAGAGTATGCGTTGTATGCTGTCGCACGCCAACTGTTACACCGAAAACTATCACTTCTTTGCAAAAAAGCATGGAGAAATTAACGGTTGAAAAATCTGTTGAAAAAGTTGAAAAAGCCCCATCTCCGGtggttacaaaagttataaataatacag ATGACAAACCAAACAAAGAACGCACCAGAAAAGAACGCGTGTCCACTGGTTGCGGGCCATCTCCGCCAAAAGACGTGAACCCTAAAAATCGATTAGAAACACCGACAAGAGAAAGTaatcaaaaatcaaaacattCCCGGCATGATATTGCCGTTGGGCCGTCTCCTCCTAAAGATATTCAAAGTCACATCAAAACTCAGCCGCGTGAACCTGTTGAAACTTTGAAACGAAGTATTGGATCATCGCCACCATCCAGTCCAATAACTAAAACGGTTGTGAAACAGtatgaaatacaaaaacagTCTGTTGGAAGTTCACCGTCCCGCGATAGACCAGAATCAAGAAGCAGGACTAATGTGTCGAATACGGGTACATCTCCACCACCTCAGAGTATATCAACACAG ACGTATGAAGTGCCTAATAATTGGGAACGACCAGCTTCTGTGACCCGCTCACGTCCGCGGCGCCGTTTCAGAGAAGACAGGCGAGAGAGATCTCACAGCAGGCATTCACTCTCCAGTGATACGAGA GAAAGTGAACGCAGTGTCCGCACAACGGGTGGTAGATGGGAGTGGCGCGACAGCAGTCCGGCCGCTGACTGGAGTGAGACTGAGCGCAAGAAAGCGGAACGACTCACGCGCAGAGCTTCACACCTTGATTTGCGCCGGACGCGCCCTTCACAACGGACCAGCCTTTATGGGTCCGag GGCCCGTCACCAGAGCCGTTATCAAATAATCGAGCAATTTCCTTAGAAGCTTTAGCTGGGGGACATTCAAAGCGTGAAGCAGAAAGAGGTCTGGAACTAGCAAGACTCATGACAGAAGCAGAACGCCTCGGCTTCAGTGCAGCTGAAGTTCACGCCGCTCTCGCACAGAATCCGGTAGCGCCTCTTGCCTGGCTAAGAGAGCGATGGCCCAGTTTGGTGGCGGGAGTTAGAGCAGCGGCAGCAAGACTTGCCGCTGGAACCAACGTATCAGAGCTGGAAGCGCGCGCCGCTTTATCGAAACATAGAGGAGCCATGTGGCCCGCCGTTACGGAGTGTGTCGAGCGACATAGGCGACAG ATAGGTGAAAGTGGAATAAGTGAAGAAGGAAAATTACGAGGTCGAGTTTGGGGTTCTCCGATAGGTGTCGATGACGAAGCCATCCCACCGTCTTTCTCCACCCGCTCACACCGCAGTCGCG CCAACGACAGTTCAGACGAATTCGAAGAATCCGTTAATAATTTTCAAGACGATGACTGGATGTATTTACCGCTAAATATAAACAGAGATACATATGAAACTGAACCAAAGCTTGAAGATAGAATTAAATCTAATCCTACTGATACAGAAAATATagctgaaaaattaaaattattattagaccTGGCTGGTATTCCTTCTATTGAAGAAAGTTTGCTTGTGCAAGGACTACGTGCAGATAgttctaataaattattaaagggAAATAAAGTGCATACTTCTCCTTCACAGCATACAGATAATTTATTGGAGTTCATACAATCCGAAAAGGATTTTATTGATGCCTACAATGCATTAACACGTCTAAGTCCATTGCCAAATATAGAACAACATAAGAAAGTAGTTCCAACCGACTCTTCAATTGACACCGGCATACAAACTCTTGATCAACAGCCTCAAAATCAATTGTATCCATCGAATATAGATTCCAGTATTGTAAATACACCAATTTATTCAGATAATCAtacaaataatagaataaatattcCAATATCATCTGAAAGCACAACACAAGAAATTTTAACATCACCAAAAATAGAACCATCTCaagaaaataatacattaaatgttaataacagACAGCTAGAGAAAGCTTCGGTAGTTAATGTTATAGAGGAAAGGCAAACGGTAGAAGtgcaaaatatcaaatcaaataatCTGAGTGATTTAGTAGATAACACACAGCGGTTAATACAACAAATGAAAGATGAAATTAATTACGATATCAATTCAAACCAAGATTCCGAGAAAAGTGATATTTCAGGTGTGAATGATTCAGAGCCTTCCACAGGCCAGGAATCTAGTTATAGTGAATCGGAAAACAATACAGAAGAAGTTGAAGGTACATCTGATGAAAATGAAAGCTCGATCGAAGAGGATGAACAAGAAAATGGAGAATCCACAGAAAATAAAGATGCTATCACAAGTTCAGAGGATACGGAGCAGTTTGAAGAAGCAATAGATTATTCTGAATCGCCACAAGAATTacaacaaaataacaaaacagtgTTTGATATTTCTTCGCAAAAGTTACAAAATGATAATATTGATTCTCCTAAAATAATAGCGATAAAAAAAGAGATGCTCCCTGAAGATATGAATAACAACTTCTTCACAGTAGTGAACTCGTTTGAAGAAATATATGAACAGCTGGCGAGTGAAACTAAAATTCAAgaaacaaattcaaataaaaacccTGTAACAatacctataaaaaataaaagtaatcaaCTTACTAAAGAAACTCTGGAAGCAATAGAATTTAAAGTATCTACACCAATGAAAGAGATTTTTTTGGAACTTAGAAGACCTATCATGAATGCTTCCATTGGAAATGTTTATGAACAAAAAGAATCAGATCCTGTTATAAAAAAGATTGAAGTAAACTTACCATCCCTAGacaaagatattaaaaatgaaaacaatttaGAAGATTCCACTCCAGGTGACCCCATGCCTACTCATggagaaataaatatacaaaaatctaataatgGGCAAGATGTTAATGATATTCCTTCGCATGCAACTGTTATCGAAATAGTCGACTTAAATAAAGCAAACGACAGTGAAGAAAATGATACTCCAAACCCAAGCGAAGATCTTGTTTCAAATACAAATGCTAACAAAAAGAATGTTAATATATCTCAACCAAGTGTGTTAGGTAAATCTAATATTCCAGTCCCCATCAAAACTATTTCCGAAAAAGATAAGCAGGATAAAAATCCTAAAACAATAGTTTCTAAATTACCCGTAAGACGCACTTCAATCAAACAATACCCAGCGCCCGCACCTCCTAAAGCTCAATTCGCGACTGTTCAAAATGGAAATGTTAAGCAACTACAGAGCAAATTATTTGTTCCGAAACCTGAAATAAGCCAAGATACGCCTATTTTAGATCCAACACCTTCTACGTCAacgttaaagaaaaaacaggCTCCACAACCTCCGAAAAGTGAGAAACAATCATCACCAAATATGTCTCCTAAGGAAAAAGAACAATTCTTCCGGGAAACGTGTCGAACAGAAGATGAATGGACTGACAGCGAATCTGATGAAGATATAAAATCAATGCAAAAAATTAGGGAAACCACACCAACACCTGAGATTCAGCCGCCTCCACCACTAACAATGCGGCGAATTTCGGGACAAATCATAGACTTAACGAGAATACAATTGCCCGAAGGTTCTCCAGAG AGACAAGCTCGTATGCTTTTAGCGGAAGGCGCAACAGAAAATTGGGATCAAGCTAGGATCGCCGTAGACTTAATAACGCGAGGGACAGATGTCCCAACAGCTCTCTTAGCTGCATTGGAGTGCACTGATCTCACAGCTGCCTTGGTATACTTAAACCAATACTGTGAACTGTGCGCTGCACACTATCCGGAACATGAA ATGGTATCTATGTTGCGATGTGAGCACAGGTGTTGCCGCGAGTGTGCCAGGCACTACTTCACAGTGCAAATCACTGAGCGCAGTATCGTTGACTGCGTATGCGCATATTGTAAAGAACCAGAGTTGGAAAACTTAGACGAAGATGCCTGGGTCAATTACTTTGCACATTTGGATATTTTACTGAAGACGTTACTTGAAAACGAAGTACATGaattatttcaaagaaaa TTACGAGATCGAACGCTCGCCCGAGATCCAAACTTCAGATGGTGCGTTGAGTGCTCTTCAGGGTGTTTCGTAAACCCCAAGCAAAGGAAACTTCGATGTCCTGAATGCAAATCTGTCACTTGTGCCACGTGCAGAAAACCG TGGTCCGCAAATCACGACGGTATTTCATGTGAACAATATGCGATATGGCTTGAAGATAACGATCCGGAACGATCAATGGCTGCGGTCCAACAGCATTTGAAAGAAAATGGCTTGGAGTGTCCGCGGTGccgttttaaatattcactttccag AGGTGGTTGTATGCATTTCACCTGTACCCAATGCAAATACGAGTTTTGTTACGGTTGTGGAAAGCCATTTATGATGGGTGCAAGATGCGGGCTTAGCGAATACTGTGCTAAGCTGGGATTACACGCGCACCATCCCAGAAACTGTCTCTTTTACCTACGTGATAAAGAGCCACATGATTTGCAAACGCTTCTTCAG ATGAACAACGTCACATATGAAACTGAACCTCCGCAAGGGAGCAACAAGCGCTGTCCAATTCAATTGCAACGGGAAACTCCCACTGGTCTCGTAGACACAACGTGTGGCAACGAAGTTGCATCCGGCAACGCTGGTCTTTGCAA GATGCACTACGTGGAATACTTGGCTGGGTTGGCGCGTACGCTTGACCCAATCCCGATTATGGAGGTTAGCGAGCTCGTCGCCGAGCTCCGGCGTCGCGCCCTGCCCTTGCCCGAAAGGGGACCCTGGGACACTGATCCTATTTACGCCGGGATGTGCGCTGAG ATTGTTAAAGAGAAAATTCCTCTGGACTGA